From the Lathyrus oleraceus cultivar Zhongwan6 chromosome 4, CAAS_Psat_ZW6_1.0, whole genome shotgun sequence genome, one window contains:
- the LOC127075852 gene encoding phospholipase D gamma 1, which translates to MDNHGPPHPYGYPNPYGYPPYSYPSPYSSYPPPPSSQSQDPADPHQPPPAAAPYSPYPPNSSYPFNYNYSYPPPPPPSNPSQYPPPQQSHAYPYPYPYSYPYPYPYQALPIKDDPNSPQSSAYPTLSDLMNNAQISDNRPNTPPLFTHSNSVSTEERQEDFCGHSSHHSFSGFENSYSDLGGSPKLSAASSDDSVYNQSLQIVPVQNKGSLKFLLLHGNLDICIHGAKNLPNMDMFHKTLDDMFGKFPGNVGNKIEGTMSRKITSDPYVSISLLNAVVGRTFVISNSENPVWEQHFYVPVAHNAAEVHFVVKDSDVVGSQLIGVVAIPVEQIYTGEKVQGTYPILNNSGKPCKQGAVLSISIQFIPMEKLSMYHQGVGAGPDYIGVPGTYFPLRKGGTVTLYQDAHVPDGCLPNVMLDNGMHYANGKCWADVFDAIQKAKRLVYITGWSVWHKVRLVRDAGHSHETDFTLGDLLRSKSQEGVRVLLLVWDDPTSRSILGYKTDGVMATHDEETRRFFKHSSVQVLLCPRIAGKRHSWAKQKEVETIYTHHQKTIILDADAGNNRRKIVAFIGGLDLCDGRYDTPHHPLFRSLQTLHKDDYHNPTFTGSTGGCPREPWHDLHSKIDGPAAYDILTNFEERWLRAAKPTGIKKFRSSYDDALLKIERISDIIHMSDAPSDGDDNPESWHAQIFRSIDSSSVKGFPKEPKDASEKNLVCGKNVLIDMSIHTAYVKAIRAAQHYIYIENQYFIGSSYNWSQNKEIGANNLIPLEIALKIAEKIKANERFAVYIVIPMWPEGNPTGAATQRILFWQHKTMQMMYETVYKALAEVGLEGAFSPQDYLNFFCLGNREAIDMHENIVVSGIPPPPNTPQVNSRNNRRFMIYVHSKGMIIDDEYVILGSANINQRSMEGTRDTEIAMGAYQPQYTWARKQCYPRGQVHGYRMSLWAEHIGTIEDCFLQPESLDCVRRVRTMSEMNWNQFSSNDLTEMRGHLMKYPVEVDRKGKVKSLPGHEEFPDVGGKIIGSFIAIQENLTI; encoded by the exons ATGGATAATCATGGTCCTCCACATCCATATGGATATCCAAACCCATATGGATACCCTCCATATTCCTATCCATCTCCATATTCATCATATCCACCTCCACCTTCATCTCAATCTCAAGATCCTGCTGATCCACATCAACCTCCACCTGCAGCTGCACCTTATTCACCATATCCACCAAATTCTTCATACCCCTTCAACTACAACTACTCCTATCCACCACCACCTCCTCCATCAAACCCTTCACAGTATCCTCCTCCTCAACAATCTCATGCTTATCCTTATCCTTACCCTTACTCTTACCCTTATCCCTATCCTTACCAAGCCCTTCCAATTAAAGATGATCCAAACTCTCCTCAGAGTTCTGCTTACCCTACTTTGAGTGATCTTATGAACAATGCTCAGATATCTGATAACAGACCAAATACACCTCCATTATTTACACATTCCAATTCAGTTTCAACCGAAGAGAGACAAGAAGACTTTTGTGGCCATTCTAGTCATCATTCCTTTtcaggttttgaaaattcttaCTCTGATTTGGGGGGTTCACCCAAACTTTCAGCTGCTTCATCGGATGACTCAGTGTATAACCAGAGTTTGCAGATTGTTCCTGTTCAGAATAAAGGGTCTCTCAAATTTTTGCTCCTGCATGGTAATTTAGATATATGTATTCATGGAGCTAAGAATCTTCCTAATATGGATATGTTTCATAAGACTTTAGATGATATGTTTGGCAAATTTCCTGGTAATGTGGGTAATAAGATTGAGGGAACAATGAGTAGGAAGATTACTAGTGATCCTTATGTTTCGATTTCTTTGTTAAATGCTGTAGTTGGTAGAACTTTTGTGATTAGCAATAGTGAAAATCCTGTTTGGGAGCAACACTTTTATGTTCCTGTTGCACATAATGCTGCTGAAGTGCATTTTGTTGTTAAGGATAGTGATGTGGTTGGTTCACAACTTATTGGTGTCGTAGCGATTCCAGTGGAGCAGATATATACAGGTGAAAAGGTACAAGGGACTTACCCTATCCTTAATAACAGCGGGAAGCCTTGTAAGCAAGGTGCTGTCTTGAGTATTTCCATTCAGTTCATTCCGATGGAGAAGCTGTCCATGTATCATCAAGGAGTTGGAGCGGGGCCTGACTATATTGGTGTGCCGGGAACGTATTTTCCGTTGAGGAAAGGCGGAACTGTTACTCTATATCAAGATGCTCATGTTCCGGATGGATGCCTCCCTAATGTCATGCTTGATAATGGAATGCATTATGCTAATGGGAAGTGTTGGGCTGACGTCTTTGATGCGATACAGAAAGCGAAGCGTTTGGTTTACATTACGGGGTGGTCGGTGTGGCACAAAGTTAGGTTGGTAAGGGATGCCGGTCATTCTCATGAAACTGATTTCACCCTTGGTGATCTTTTGAGGTCCAAGTCTCAAGAAGGAGTAAGAGTGCTTCTCCTTGTTTGGGATGACCCTACCTCAAGAAGCATTCTTGGTTATAAGACA GATGGTGTCATGGCAACTCATGATGAGGAAACTCGGCGATTTTTCAAGCACTCTTCTGTGCAAGTGCTACTTTGTCCTCGCATTGCTGGAAAACGACATAGCTGGGCCAAGCAAAAG GAAGTTGAAACAATATATACACATCATCAGAAGACTATAATTCTGGACGCTGATGCTGGAAATAACAGAAGAAAAATTGTAGCATTTATTGGTGGACTTGATTTGTGTGACGGCCGATATGATACTCCCCATCATCCCCTCTTTAGGTCACTGCAGACACTGCACAAGGATGATTATCACAACCCTACTTTCACG GGTAGTACTGGTGGCTGTCCGCGGGAACCATGGCATGACTTGCATTCTAAAATTGACGGTCCAGCAGCTTACGATATTTTGACCAATTTTGAGGAGCGCTGGTTAAGAGCTGCGAAACCTACAGGGATAAAAAAGTTTAGGAGTTCGTATGATGATGCGTTGCTCAAGATAGAAAGAATTTCAGATATTATCCATATGTCTGACGCTCCTAGTGACGGTGATGATAATCCTGAATCTTGGCATGCTCAG ATATTTCGTTCAATTGATTCAAGCTCTGTCAAGGGATTTCCGAAGGAGCCAAAAGATGCATCAGAAAAG AATCTAGTATGCGGGAAGAATGTGCTGATTGACATGAGCATACATACAGCATATGTAAAGGCCATTCGCGCTGCGCAGCATTATATTTATATAGAGAATCAATATTTCATTGGTTCTTCATACAATTGGAGCCAAAATAAAGAGATTG GTGCTAATAATTTAATTCCATTAGAGATTGCACTGAAGATCGCCGAAAAAATAAAGGCAAACGAGAGGTTTGCAGTATACATAGTTATTCCAATGTGGCCAGAGGGTAATCCAACAGGTGCTGCCACTCAAAGGATTCTATTTTGGCAG CATAAAACAATGCAGATGATGTATGAGACAGTTTACAAGGCTTTGGCTGAAGTTGGGCTCGAAGGAGCGTTCTCTCCACAAGACTATTTGAACTTTTTCTGTCTTGGAAATCGAGAAGCCATAGATATGCATGAGAATATTGTTGTGTCTGGAATTCCTCCCCCACCAAATACTCCACAA GTAAATAGTCGAAATAACCGACGGTTCATGATTTATGTTCATTCAAAAGGCATGATTATTGATGATGAATATGTGATATTGGGGTCAGCAAACATTAATCAGCGCTCTATGGAAGGAACAAGGGACACTGAGATTGCAATGGGAGCCTACCAACCTCAATATACATGGGCGAGAAAGCAGTGTTATCCACGCGGACAG GTTCATGGATACAGAATGTCGCTTTGGGCAGAGCATATTGGCACCATCGAAGACTGTTTCTTACAGCCGGAGAGCCTGGACTGTGTGAGAAGGGTTAGAACGATGTCCGAAATGAACTGGAATCAATTTTCATCAAATGATTTGACAGAGATGAGAGGACATTTAATGAAGTACCCGGTAGAAGTTGATAGAAAGGGTAAGGTCAAATCTCTTCCTGGTCATGAAGAGTTCCCTGATGTTGGAGGAAAGATAATAGGATCATTCATTGCCATTCAAGAGAATCTAACCATTTGA